One uncultured Methanobrevibacter sp. genomic window carries:
- a CDS encoding glycosyltransferase yields MTQNNNIQQIATSVNYKPTIYLGSADEEFTTKVKKFINSYDYELIGFDSNGQNIIKDINKHSPNVLILDTNINESSYIEIATESNKLNLPHIALINEEDSIDTIIQGSPFGYLIKPIDKDELKRNIDVAVKKHNINALQVITAKNRINEKNNELTIEKSNSIFLLSTCTILIISGILARNVTWLQWLLLIPTLTMIFLSIISLKKQETPVPYEVPPFVTIIIPAHNEEQTIANTVKSISEINYKLNNDDNFEIIVANDGSTDNTGKILSDLKKEISTLRIITRKPPKSGRGKGFVLNDALSLSKGEIIGVFDADTHVEKEYLNIIIPYLNNPKVDGVQSRVKMYNKTENFLANMQHVEFKSFGNTLVAKDNLGNSGFLGGNGQFVKKQAIIESGKWDGFAVTEDLNLSVKILLNGGKIRYCGETAVYQEAVTDWKSFFKQRTRWAIGNFETIFIYLPKILKSKISLSKKYGIIEHISFYAFNLFIFFGFIVTIINVISWFIFNGVTIIRMDAPLIVGIISTIAFLPGITVALLRDKPSITEFIKDLIGYWLYCFHLIPLFFETMFKMIIRKERKWDKTKHKG; encoded by the coding sequence ATGACGCAAAACAATAATATCCAACAGATAGCTACTTCAGTAAATTACAAACCAACAATATACTTAGGAAGTGCAGATGAAGAATTCACAACAAAAGTTAAAAAGTTTATAAACTCTTATGATTATGAATTAATTGGTTTTGATTCAAATGGGCAAAACATTATAAAAGACATAAATAAACATTCGCCCAATGTTCTTATATTAGATACTAACATCAATGAATCAAGTTATATTGAAATAGCAACAGAATCAAACAAACTGAATTTACCACATATTGCCCTCATCAATGAAGAAGACTCCATAGACACAATCATACAAGGATCACCATTTGGATATTTAATTAAACCCATAGATAAAGATGAATTAAAAAGAAATATTGATGTTGCAGTTAAAAAACACAATATAAATGCATTACAAGTAATAACAGCAAAAAATAGGATAAATGAAAAAAACAATGAACTTACTATTGAAAAGTCAAATTCAATATTTCTTTTATCAACATGTACCATATTAATTATTTCTGGAATACTAGCTAGAAATGTTACTTGGCTTCAATGGTTACTTCTTATCCCTACATTAACCATGATTTTTCTTTCAATTATTAGTTTAAAAAAACAAGAAACTCCGGTTCCTTATGAAGTACCTCCATTTGTTACAATAATTATTCCAGCACATAATGAAGAACAAACAATAGCCAATACAGTTAAAAGTATTAGTGAAATTAATTATAAATTAAACAATGACGATAATTTTGAAATTATCGTTGCTAATGATGGTTCCACAGACAATACTGGCAAAATATTATCTGATTTAAAAAAAGAAATATCTACACTAAGAATAATTACTAGGAAACCTCCCAAATCCGGACGTGGTAAAGGATTTGTTTTAAATGATGCTTTAAGTTTATCTAAAGGAGAAATTATAGGTGTTTTTGATGCTGATACGCATGTTGAAAAAGAATATCTAAATATTATAATCCCTTATTTAAATAATCCGAAAGTTGATGGAGTCCAAAGTAGAGTTAAAATGTATAACAAAACTGAAAACTTCCTTGCTAATATGCAACATGTTGAATTTAAAAGTTTTGGAAATACTTTAGTAGCTAAAGATAATTTAGGAAACAGTGGATTTTTAGGAGGAAATGGGCAATTTGTTAAAAAACAAGCTATTATTGAAAGTGGAAAATGGGATGGATTTGCAGTAACTGAAGATTTAAACTTGTCTGTTAAAATATTACTTAATGGTGGAAAAATTAGATATTGTGGTGAAACTGCAGTATATCAAGAAGCAGTTACAGACTGGAAATCTTTTTTTAAACAAAGAACAAGATGGGCTATAGGTAACTTTGAAACAATTTTTATTTACTTACCTAAAATTTTAAAATCAAAAATAAGTCTTTCAAAAAAATATGGTATTATTGAACATATATCATTTTATGCATTTAATTTATTCATATTTTTTGGATTTATTGTTACTATAATCAATGTTATCTCATGGTTTATATTCAATGGTGTGACAATCATTAGAATGGATGCTCCACTTATTGTTGGAATAATTTCAACAATTGCATTTTTACCAGGAATTACAGTAGCTCTTTTACGTGACAAGCCAAGTATAACTGAATTTATAAAAGATTTAATTGGATATTGGTTATACTGTTTCCATTTAATACCATTATTCTTTGAAACTATGTTTAAAATGATTATTAGAAAAGAAAGAAAATGGGATAAAACAAAGCATAAGGGATAA
- a CDS encoding response regulator, with amino-acid sequence MYIERKYLPSEKITEIKIHDLSEKLEYHQSPKVKDTYQSEYENILERITSDVNIFLLSDDKKDLIIVRLGKIFLKRFKIDIEDIEGRLLSKTIPFYYELFKEHVINMLKTKKEEKLRLMYFKETKLQLIINVIIMSDHDKIYIINNYSDNLLESNLQKPQSSNYDQERLHLMEYISQSGSVYKYKNRYTWTPGIYSILNRSKRETDKYYNIIFNLVIDEDKPKVKKLLDEFNSTSTKAKETIRIKTEYGSIKYIECYLYPKYDQFTEFVGTYGFFKDISSDLNESNTTRPIDYLLNGFMYNEKIALLIEPFDKAYSFSEGFYNIINVNKKEYKHSYDIYKNIAEKDIVEKLKKVATGEINKFEETLTYYVNGSKDNAKICELIIENFKINNKIHSMGFLVDITSDIGKIEQTKLVEKQKIIIKEVHHRIKNNLQILNSFINLEKRAHSDNPMLIIENMQNRINSLAILHAQTYDSSNFEILNLKKVIDKQDESLSILLSKKRDIQFISEIDPDLRLPISLITPIMLIINELSTNSAKYAFKETKKDKIIYKSIKLIDEETCEFIFKDNGCGIKDIKKIKRSLGSTIVESLVNQISGELERNVENGAEFKITFPINQEYMDIIKKRCIYMSNGKILIVEDESIIALDLKYGLEDLGYEVIDTVNNGQDAIDIAAEYLPDVVLMDIKLKGEIDGIEASNIISELGIPSVYLTANTDQETFERSNMKGSYGFISKPYNLEKLNKTLKIAIAKSKMESSKINEAHGFTK; translated from the coding sequence ATGTATATTGAAAGAAAATATTTGCCTTCAGAAAAAATCACTGAAATAAAAATTCATGATTTGAGTGAAAAATTAGAATATCATCAAAGCCCTAAAGTAAAAGATACTTATCAAAGCGAATATGAAAATATATTAGAAAGAATTACTTCAGATGTTAATATATTTTTACTTAGCGATGATAAAAAAGATTTAATAATTGTAAGACTTGGAAAAATATTCTTAAAAAGATTTAAAATAGATATTGAAGACATTGAAGGCAGACTTCTCAGTAAAACTATACCATTTTACTATGAATTATTTAAAGAACATGTTATTAACATGTTAAAAACTAAAAAAGAAGAAAAATTAAGATTAATGTACTTCAAAGAAACCAAATTACAACTAATTATAAATGTAATTATTATGTCTGACCACGATAAAATATACATTATCAATAACTATTCAGATAACTTACTCGAAAGCAATCTTCAAAAACCACAATCTAGTAATTATGACCAAGAAAGATTACATTTAATGGAATACATTTCACAAAGTGGTAGTGTATACAAATACAAAAATAGATATACTTGGACTCCAGGAATTTATAGTATCTTAAATAGATCAAAAAGAGAAACTGACAAATATTACAATATCATTTTTAACTTAGTAATCGATGAAGATAAACCTAAAGTTAAAAAACTATTAGATGAATTTAATTCAACTTCCACAAAAGCCAAAGAAACCATTAGAATTAAAACAGAATATGGAAGTATAAAATATATTGAATGTTATTTATATCCCAAATATGACCAATTTACAGAGTTTGTAGGAACTTACGGATTTTTCAAAGACATTAGTAGTGATTTAAATGAAAGTAACACCACACGTCCCATAGATTACTTGCTAAATGGGTTTATGTATAATGAAAAAATAGCTTTATTAATAGAACCCTTTGATAAAGCTTATTCATTTAGTGAAGGATTTTATAATATAATTAATGTAAATAAAAAAGAGTATAAACACTCTTATGATATTTATAAAAATATAGCTGAAAAAGATATTGTTGAAAAACTTAAAAAAGTAGCTACTGGCGAAATAAACAAATTTGAAGAAACATTAACTTATTATGTAAATGGGTCAAAAGACAATGCAAAAATTTGTGAATTAATAATTGAAAATTTTAAAATAAATAATAAAATTCATTCAATGGGATTTTTAGTAGATATAACTAGCGATATTGGAAAAATAGAACAAACAAAACTTGTTGAAAAACAGAAAATAATAATTAAAGAAGTTCACCATAGGATAAAAAATAATCTTCAAATTTTAAATAGTTTTATAAATCTTGAAAAAAGAGCACACTCAGATAATCCTATGTTAATCATAGAAAATATGCAAAATAGAATAAATTCATTAGCAATATTACATGCTCAAACTTATGATAGTTCAAATTTTGAAATATTGAACTTAAAAAAAGTTATTGATAAACAAGATGAATCATTAAGTATACTATTAAGTAAAAAAAGAGATATTCAATTTATTTCAGAAATTGATCCAGATTTACGTTTACCAATTTCATTAATAACTCCAATAATGTTAATTATAAATGAATTATCTACAAATTCTGCAAAATATGCATTTAAAGAAACAAAAAAAGATAAAATAATCTACAAAAGTATTAAATTAATTGATGAAGAAACTTGTGAATTTATATTTAAAGATAATGGTTGTGGAATTAAAGATATTAAAAAGATAAAAAGGAGTTTAGGATCAACTATTGTAGAATCATTAGTAAATCAAATTAGTGGTGAATTAGAAAGAAATGTTGAAAATGGAGCTGAATTTAAAATAACTTTCCCTATTAATCAGGAATATATGGATATAATTAAAAAAAGGTGCATTTATATGAGTAATGGAAAAATATTAATTGTAGAAGATGAATCAATTATCGCTTTAGACTTGAAGTATGGATTAGAAGACTTAGGATATGAAGTAATAGATACTGTAAATAATGGTCAGGATGCTATTGATATAGCTGCAGAATATTTACCTGATGTTGTATTAATGGACATTAAATTAAAAGGTGAAATTGACGGAATTGAAGCAAGTAACATTATTTCAGAATTAGGCATACCTAGTGTTTATTTAACAGCAAATACAGACCAAGAAACATTTGAAAGATCAAATATGAAAGGATCCTACGGTTTTATTTCAAAACCATATAACCTGGAAAAATTAAATAAAACTCTAAAAATAGCTATTGCAAAATCAAAAATGGAATCCAGTAAAATAAATGAAGCACACGGATTTACAAAGTGA
- a CDS encoding adenylosuccinate synthetase, translated as MTCSILVGGAWGDEGKGKCITYLCGNDKPEIIARAGVGPNAGHSVEFNGEKYGLRLIPSGFVHTDAKLMIGAGVLVDKDVLFKEFEDLKKYNVKERTFVDPRCAIITEDHRQRDKKSEHLSKKIGSTGSGCGPANSDRVLRTVKLAKDVPELEDYLADVSLETNNVLENGGDVFIEGSQGFALSLYYGTYPFVTSKDTTASTFAADVGVGPTKVDEVINVFKAYITRVGEGPFPTEISQEEAESKNIEEYGVVTGRRRRVGLFDMELAKESCRINGATQIALTCVDRLYPDCARTQNYDDLSVETKKFVEEIQAETGVPVTIISTGPDLKDTIDLRKELL; from the coding sequence ATGACTTGTAGTATTTTAGTTGGCGGAGCATGGGGTGATGAAGGTAAAGGTAAATGTATCACTTATCTTTGTGGTAATGATAAACCTGAAATTATTGCTCGTGCAGGTGTAGGTCCTAATGCAGGACACTCTGTGGAGTTTAATGGTGAAAAATATGGTTTAAGACTCATCCCTTCTGGTTTTGTACATACTGATGCTAAACTCATGATTGGTGCTGGAGTATTAGTAGATAAAGATGTATTATTCAAAGAATTTGAAGACTTAAAAAAGTATAATGTAAAAGAAAGAACTTTTGTAGATCCTAGATGTGCTATTATCACTGAAGATCATAGACAAAGAGATAAAAAATCAGAACATTTATCTAAAAAAATAGGAAGTACTGGATCTGGTTGTGGACCAGCTAATTCTGATAGAGTATTAAGAACTGTTAAATTAGCTAAAGATGTTCCTGAACTTGAAGATTATTTGGCTGATGTTTCTTTAGAAACTAATAATGTTTTAGAGAATGGTGGGGATGTATTTATTGAAGGTTCTCAAGGATTTGCATTGTCTCTTTATTATGGAACTTATCCATTTGTAACTAGTAAAGACACTACTGCAAGTACATTTGCTGCAGATGTAGGTGTAGGTCCAACTAAAGTTGATGAAGTTATTAATGTATTTAAAGCTTATATTACTCGTGTTGGAGAAGGTCCTTTCCCAACTGAAATTTCACAAGAAGAAGCTGAAAGTAAAAACATTGAAGAATATGGTGTTGTAACTGGACGTAGGCGTCGTGTGGGTTTATTTGATATGGAGCTTGCAAAAGAATCTTGTAGAATAAATGGTGCAACTCAAATAGCTTTAACTTGTGTAGATAGATTATATCCTGATTGCGCTAGAACACAAAATTATGATGATTTATCTGTTGAAACTAAGAAATTTGTTGAAGAAATTCAAGCTGAAACTGGTGTTCCAGTAACTATTATTTCAACTGGTCCAGATTTAAAAGATACTATTGATTTAAGAAAAGAATTATTATAA
- a CDS encoding ABC transporter substrate-binding protein, which translates to MNRKSIITIVIIVAIIIIAAGAYMFYSGQNDDTVTIGYLPSDHDAALFVADAQDMYQKEGINTKLVQFNNGGDLMTAMASGDVDVGYVGITPVLSSIEKGVPVKVISGVQTEGSGIIVGNDSGINSAQDLAGKSIATPGDASIQAMLLKYYLKQNNVDINDVKVSAMKVPSMNDALKSGKIDGMLTYEPFVTTAVENGNTELVDSSEILPGHPCCVIAASDDFLKEHPDEAKKLVDINGNATKYIDEHPDDAVSQLPKDIVSNPDIEKKSLTGINFISGLNDTYKQSVMDFVNVEVDLGVLKGKISEDKIFWDGN; encoded by the coding sequence ATGAATAGAAAATCAATTATAACTATTGTTATAATCGTTGCTATTATCATTATTGCGGCTGGAGCATATATGTTTTACTCCGGTCAAAATGATGATACTGTAACTATAGGTTATCTTCCTAGTGATCATGATGCTGCATTATTTGTAGCTGATGCTCAAGATATGTATCAAAAGGAAGGTATTAATACTAAATTAGTGCAATTTAATAATGGTGGAGACTTAATGACTGCTATGGCTAGTGGTGATGTTGATGTTGGTTATGTTGGAATAACTCCGGTACTCTCTTCAATTGAAAAAGGAGTGCCTGTGAAAGTTATTTCTGGTGTTCAAACTGAAGGTAGTGGAATTATTGTAGGTAATGATTCTGGAATTAATTCTGCTCAAGATTTAGCAGGTAAATCTATTGCTACTCCAGGTGATGCTTCTATCCAAGCTATGCTACTTAAATATTATTTAAAACAAAATAATGTTGATATTAATGATGTAAAAGTTTCTGCAATGAAAGTTCCTTCAATGAATGATGCTTTAAAATCTGGTAAAATTGATGGTATGTTAACTTATGAACCATTTGTAACTACAGCAGTTGAAAATGGTAATACTGAGTTAGTTGATTCTTCTGAAATTTTACCTGGACATCCATGTTGTGTAATTGCAGCATCTGATGATTTCTTAAAAGAACATCCTGATGAAGCTAAAAAACTTGTAGATATTAATGGTAATGCTACTAAGTATATTGATGAACATCCTGATGATGCAGTATCTCAATTACCTAAGGATATAGTATCTAATCCTGATATTGAGAAAAAATCTTTAACTGGAATTAATTTCATTTCTGGATTAAATGATACTTATAAACAGAGTGTAATGGATTTTGTAAATGTGGAAGTTGATTTAGGTGTTTTAAAAGGTAAAATATCTGAAGATAAAATATTTTGGGATGGAAATTAA
- the acs gene encoding acetate--CoA ligase alpha subunit: MKDLNKMFKPDSVAVIGASNTPGKVGYIIIDNIISGGYKGKVYPINPKGGEIQGLEAYKNIKDIPEKVDLVIMSIPAAFVNESVKDCGEAGVENMVVISAGFKEIGEEGAKLEEELVALSKKYGINIIGPNSLGITDSHTPLNSSFAQMMPPKGNIAFISQSGAMMVALLDWSLTSGIGFSKVISLGNKAGVSETELFDYLAEDPETAVIICYLESITDDDNFVKAMRKTTAKKPIVVLKSGSSNAGAQAASSHTGALAGSDLAFDTAFEQSGILRVSSMAELFDIGLAFSKAPLPQGNNVAIITNAGGGGVLTVDEMERKGLELVQFDDETKENLKKCIPDEGSVNNPIDVLGDAPVQRYKETLDIVLKDEQVDSLIIMVCPTASADPDGIAAAILEEREKFGKPIFVVNMGGPSFEAANDALRAHNVPTYVFPENAVDSLAAMTHYAELESRDYDDCIDELDNINKDIVEEIFAKVKADGRDTLLGSEAYSVAEAYGISAAPIKLATSADEASQLAADMEFPVVLKIASDKILHKSDIGGVKVGIESEEEAKATFDEIIANAKKAHPDIIPDGVEVQKMMESGQEVIVGMIKDKQFGPMVAFGMGGIYVNLIEDVSFKLANGMSSQEIDEQINNTKVSELLKGYRGEAPCDIDEVKEAIKRVARLTLDFPEISELDINPIFVYENGSSALDIKIKL, encoded by the coding sequence ATGAAAGATCTTAATAAAATGTTTAAACCTGATTCAGTTGCTGTAATCGGAGCTTCAAACACCCCAGGTAAAGTAGGTTATATTATCATAGATAATATCATCTCTGGTGGATATAAAGGAAAAGTATACCCAATCAACCCAAAAGGTGGAGAAATCCAAGGATTAGAAGCATATAAAAATATTAAAGACATCCCTGAAAAAGTGGACTTAGTAATCATGTCCATTCCTGCAGCTTTTGTAAATGAATCAGTGAAAGACTGTGGTGAAGCTGGCGTAGAAAATATGGTAGTTATCAGTGCTGGTTTCAAAGAAATTGGAGAAGAAGGTGCAAAATTAGAAGAAGAATTAGTTGCACTTAGTAAAAAATATGGCATAAATATTATTGGACCAAATAGTTTAGGAATCACAGATTCCCACACACCATTAAATTCTTCATTTGCACAGATGATGCCTCCAAAAGGAAATATTGCATTTATTTCTCAAAGTGGAGCTATGATGGTAGCACTACTTGACTGGAGTCTTACTTCAGGAATTGGATTTAGTAAAGTAATCAGTCTTGGAAACAAAGCTGGTGTAAGTGAAACAGAACTATTTGATTACTTAGCTGAAGATCCTGAAACCGCAGTTATTATCTGTTACTTAGAATCAATAACTGATGATGATAACTTTGTTAAAGCTATGAGAAAAACCACTGCTAAAAAACCAATTGTTGTACTTAAATCTGGTTCAAGTAATGCAGGTGCACAAGCAGCATCTTCCCATACTGGTGCTTTAGCAGGTAGTGATTTAGCATTTGATACTGCATTTGAACAATCAGGAATTCTTCGTGTAAGTAGCATGGCAGAATTATTTGATATTGGATTAGCATTTTCCAAAGCACCTCTCCCACAAGGAAACAATGTAGCTATTATTACCAATGCTGGTGGTGGAGGAGTTCTTACTGTTGATGAAATGGAAAGAAAAGGATTAGAACTTGTTCAATTTGATGATGAAACTAAAGAAAACTTAAAAAAATGTATCCCTGATGAGGGTAGTGTAAACAACCCTATTGATGTTTTAGGAGATGCACCAGTACAAAGATACAAAGAAACATTAGATATTGTTTTAAAAGATGAACAAGTAGACAGTTTAATTATTATGGTTTGTCCTACTGCATCAGCAGACCCTGACGGAATAGCTGCAGCAATCTTAGAAGAAAGAGAAAAATTCGGAAAACCAATATTTGTTGTAAACATGGGTGGACCAAGTTTCGAAGCAGCAAACGATGCATTAAGAGCACATAATGTACCAACATATGTTTTCCCTGAAAATGCAGTAGATTCACTTGCAGCTATGACCCATTATGCAGAATTAGAAAGCAGAGATTATGATGACTGTATTGATGAATTAGACAATATAAACAAAGATATTGTAGAAGAAATATTTGCCAAAGTAAAAGCTGACGGTAGAGACACTTTACTTGGTAGTGAAGCATATTCAGTGGCTGAAGCTTATGGAATCTCTGCAGCACCAATTAAATTAGCTACATCTGCTGATGAAGCAAGCCAATTAGCAGCAGATATGGAATTCCCAGTTGTACTTAAAATCGCTTCTGACAAAATACTCCACAAATCAGACATTGGTGGAGTAAAAGTAGGAATTGAAAGCGAAGAAGAAGCTAAAGCAACATTCGACGAAATTATAGCTAATGCTAAAAAAGCACATCCAGACATTATCCCTGATGGTGTAGAAGTTCAAAAAATGATGGAATCCGGTCAAGAAGTAATTGTAGGTATGATTAAAGACAAACAATTCGGACCAATGGTTGCATTTGGTATGGGTGGAATCTATGTTAACCTTATTGAAGATGTATCATTTAAATTAGCTAACGGTATGAGTAGCCAAGAAATTGATGAACAAATAAATAATACTAAAGTTAGTGAATTACTTAAAGGTTACAGAGGAGAAGCTCCTTGTGATATAGATGAAGTAAAAGAAGCTATTAAAAGAGTAGCTAGATTAACTTTAGACTTCCCAGAAATATCTGAGTTAGATATTAATCCAATTTTCGTATATGAAAATGGATCAAGTGCTCTTGATATAAAAATTAAATTATAA
- a CDS encoding DUF2121 domain-containing protein yields MSLIIAYIGKKGCVMASDKRRIGYFGNKEQLNILEDELYSGKIKTDDEFKTKAEEYGISIKITEDATKITTVGNCVRGEVTTKKVFETYRKRIYGTTMGYQIVELSGSETISREAGEKAIIVFGNKFAKQEAEKLINKKWKSSLSLKYMGDIFEEILTEISRKTPTIGNTFDVLIKQPKFDKSEAQRHLNVSIDKDVKVLSKFRQKLQEDLVQKNKEIALADKIINKGDIGKVVSTDGKMLIIKLNNKTQAFDGNWKQIAKPNENVIMFSDSSNVELGDKVVIENETLCLKKDKSNLKCDIILCSL; encoded by the coding sequence ATGAGTTTAATTATTGCTTACATTGGAAAAAAAGGATGTGTGATGGCTAGTGATAAAAGAAGAATTGGTTATTTTGGAAATAAAGAGCAATTAAATATATTGGAAGATGAATTATATAGTGGTAAAATAAAAACTGATGATGAGTTTAAAACAAAAGCTGAGGAATATGGTATTTCAATTAAAATAACTGAAGATGCTACTAAAATAACAACTGTAGGAAACTGTGTAAGGGGAGAAGTAACTACTAAAAAAGTTTTTGAAACATACAGAAAAAGAATTTATGGAACTACAATGGGTTATCAAATAGTTGAATTATCTGGTTCTGAAACTATTTCTCGTGAAGCTGGTGAAAAAGCAATTATTGTGTTTGGTAATAAATTTGCTAAACAAGAAGCAGAAAAATTAATTAATAAAAAATGGAAATCATCATTAAGCTTAAAATATATGGGAGATATTTTTGAAGAAATACTGACTGAAATTTCTAGAAAAACACCAACTATTGGAAACACATTTGATGTTTTAATTAAACAACCAAAATTCGACAAATCTGAAGCTCAAAGACATCTTAATGTAAGTATTGATAAAGATGTTAAAGTTTTATCAAAATTCAGACAAAAATTACAAGAAGATTTAGTTCAAAAAAATAAAGAAATAGCTCTTGCTGATAAGATTATTAACAAAGGAGACATTGGTAAAGTTGTTTCTACTGATGGAAAAATGTTAATTATTAAATTAAATAATAAAACACAAGCATTTGATGGTAATTGGAAACAAATAGCTAAACCAAATGAAAATGTGATCATGTTTAGTGATAGTAGTAATGTTGAGCTTGGAGATAAAGTAGTTATTGAAAATGAAACTTTATGTCTTAAAAAAGATAAATCTAATCTTAAGTGTGATATAATTTTATGTAGTTTATAA
- a CDS encoding MBL fold metallo-hydrolase, translating into MKITFLGTGGGRFSAISQRRMTGGFRIDNLNGKNYHVDPGPGALVRTYQFGFDPRNLDGVFISHAHTDHYNDAEILIEAMTRGMTKEYGVILGNKSVLDGFERWGPAISKYHQSHSKKYVLEENKSENIGGFSIKGTKTIHGDPKGIGFQIDYKGFKISYTSDTGYFEDLPKYHEGADILIASVLRPGNKSIKGHLCSRNFIELLKNVKPKLAIMTHFGLKMLSIDPIDEAKRITRESGVKTLAAFDGMSFEVNTQNPVRTRIKTLKDVNSQIHSSNIDLNKRERKNTYQSSLRNGETDELTIGKND; encoded by the coding sequence ATGAAAATAACATTTTTAGGCACAGGAGGTGGAAGATTCTCAGCTATCAGTCAAAGAAGAATGACTGGTGGTTTTAGGATTGATAATTTAAACGGAAAAAATTATCATGTTGACCCAGGTCCTGGAGCACTTGTTAGAACTTATCAATTTGGATTTGATCCAAGAAATTTAGATGGAGTATTTATTTCTCATGCACACACTGATCATTATAATGATGCAGAAATTCTCATTGAAGCAATGACTCGTGGAATGACTAAAGAATATGGTGTTATCTTAGGTAATAAAAGTGTTCTTGATGGATTTGAAAGATGGGGGCCAGCTATCTCAAAATATCATCAAAGCCACTCTAAAAAATATGTTTTAGAGGAAAATAAATCTGAAAATATTGGTGGTTTTTCAATTAAAGGTACTAAAACAATTCATGGTGATCCAAAAGGTATAGGTTTTCAAATTGATTATAAAGGTTTTAAAATATCTTATACTTCTGATACAGGATATTTTGAAGATTTGCCTAAATATCATGAAGGTGCAGATATTTTAATAGCTAGTGTTCTTAGGCCCGGAAATAAATCTATAAAAGGTCATTTGTGTTCACGTAATTTTATAGAATTGTTAAAAAATGTAAAACCAAAATTAGCTATAATGACTCATTTTGGACTTAAAATGTTAAGTATTGATCCAATTGATGAAGCAAAAAGAATAACTCGAGAAAGTGGTGTAAAAACATTAGCTGCTTTTGATGGAATGTCTTTTGAAGTTAACACTCAAAATCCTGTAAGAACTCGTATTAAAACTTTAAAAGATGTTAATTCTCAAATTCATAGTTCAAATATTGATTTAAATAAAAGAGAAAGAAAAAATACTTATCAGTCTTCATTAAGAAATGGTGAAACTGATGAACTTACTATTGGAAAAAATGATTAA